In Streptomyces sclerotialus, the DNA window CCTGGCAGATGAAGGTCGGAACCGCCCGGCCGTCGTGCGCGCGCATCCGGGGTCCGTAGGTGTTGAACATCCGCACGATGCCGGCATTGCTGCCCTTGGCGCCGACGTGGGCGGTGACCAGCGCTTCGGCGAACCGCTTGGACTCGTCGTACACGCTGCGCGGGCCGACCGGGTTGACGTTGCCCCAGTAGTCCTCGCGCTGCGGGTGCTCCAGTGGGTCGCCGTACACCTCGGAGGTGGAGGCGAGGACGAAGCGCGCGCCGTCGCGGTGCGCGACGGCCAGCGCGTTCCGCGTCCCGAGACTGCCGACGTCCAGCGTCTCCAGCGGCATCCGGAGGTAGTCCACGGGCGAGGCCGGGCACGCGAAGTGCAGGACGAGGTCGTAGGGGCCGCGGAGTTCCTCGACGCACTGCGGAAGGCAGACGTCCCGGTCCAGGAAGCGGAAGCCGGGACGTCCGAGCAGGTGCTCGATGTTCTCCATGGATCCCGAGCAGAGGTTGTCCACGCAGTCGACCTCGACGTCGCTCTCCAGCAGACGTTCACAGAGGTGGGAGCCGAGGAAACCGGCGCCGCCGGTCACGAGCGCTCGGCGCCACGTCGGTCGCAGGGGCAGGGCTGTCACCCGTCGTCCTCCTTTGTGTGCGGCAGAGTCTGGGCAGCACGGACACTGAGTGTCCCCTTTCGATGCTTTTACGCATCTTCGTACTGTTCTACCGGCGACTGTCCGGGTACGCCTCCCGAGTGCGCACTGAGCGAAGGAGCAAACTTCCCATGCACCCACCGCTTCGAGCCCTCACCGACGATCTGCTCTCTCGCCCCGGTGGCCCCGGACGGACGCTGCTGACCGGGTGGTTCAGCTTCGACGACGGCGAGGTCACGGTCGGTGACGCGCTGGCCCAGCGCCGGGTGTCCGAGGCGCTCACGGCGTGCGGCATCTCCCACGACACCGCCTGGAGCCGGGGCTTCGCACCGGACCGGATGCCTCTGGACGCCGCCGACCCCGCCGCCTACGGCCATGTCCTCTTCACCTGCGGACCCGCGCACGGCGAGCAAGTGCGGCGGCTGCACCGGCAGTTCGCCGGCTGCCGGCGGCTCGCCGTCGGCGTGAGCGTCATCGACCCCGCCGACCCCGCGGTGACCGGCTTCGACCGGGTCTTCGCGCGGGACGAGCCGGCCGCCGCGCCCACCGTCGACCTGGCCGCCTCGGCACCCGTGCACCCGGTGCCACCCGTCGTGGGCGTGGTGCTGACCTACGGGCAGGGCGAGTACGCCGACCGGCGGCGGCACGACACGGTCGGTGAGCGGCTGGCCGAGTGGCTCACCCGGCTGGACTGCACACGGGTGGCCGCCGACACCCGGCTGGCGATCGACGACTGGCGGCACTGCGCGACCCCCGAACAGTTCATGGGGCTCGCGGCACGCCTCGACGCCGTGCTCACCAACCGGCTGCACGGCATGGTGCTGGCGCTGCGCGCCGGCACCCCGGCGCTGGTCGTCGATCCCGTACTGGGCGGCGCCAAGGTCACGGCCCAGGCGCGGGCGCTGCGCTGGCCCGCCGTCCTGCCCGCCGACGGCGTCACGCCGGGGACGCTGGACCGGTGGTGGGAGTGGTGCCTCTCCCCCGCGGGCCGCGCGGCGGCCGGGCGGCGGGCGCGGCTCATGGAGCGGGCCCGCGGGGCCCACCGGCCATGATTACGTTCCGCGATTCCGGTAACCCGAGGGACAGGAACAGTCCGTCCTGTATGAGGAGGAATCGTGCTCAGCGCCATCGCCGACGTACTGCGGGCCATCGGCAGCACCATCGCCGCCGTGGTGACGCTCCCCTTCCGTGCGCTCGCCCGGCTCTTCGGCGGCGCCTCGCGAGGCGCCCACTAGCCCCCGCCCCCGACCTCACGAGGAGTGCAGGCATGACGGGTGACCAGCGGAAGACCGCGCATGCCCTGCTGAAGACGCACGGGCGGACGTACGCCGCGGAAGCAGGCATCAAGCTCCGCGACACCCCGCAGCCCCTCTACCAGCTGCTCGTACTGTCCTGCCTGCTCAGCGCCCGTATCCGGGCCTCGGTGGCGGTCGCGGCGGCCCGTGAGCTCTTCGAGGCCGGCATGCGGGACGCCCGGAGCATGCGGGACGCCACCTGGCAGCAGCGGGTGGACGCCCTGGGCCGGGGCAGCTACCGCCGGTACGACGAGCGCACGGCCACCCAGCTCGGCGACGGCGCCCAGCTGCTGCTCGACGACTACCAGGGTGACCTGCGGAAACTCCGCGACGAGGCCGGCGGCGACGTGGGCCGGCTGCGTGAGCTGCTGCAGAAGGTGCCAGGACTCGGCCCGGCCGGCGCGGACATCTTCCTGCGCGAGGCCCAGGCCGTCTGGCCGGACCTCGTCCCGTACATCGACGCCAAGGCCGTCCAGGGTGCGGAACGGCTCGGCCTGCCGAAGGATTCCGGTGCGCTGGCACGGCTGGTGCCCGGCAAGGACACCGCCGCCTTCGCCGCCGCCCTGGTGCGCGCCGCACTGGAGAAGTCCGTGGTGGAGGACGTGACGGAGGAGACCTCCTGATCGCGGCGGACGCCCTGGAGCGGACACGCTGCCCCGGAGGGGACATGCTGCACCGGAGCGTACATGCGGAAGGGGCCGGGACACGTGCGTGTCCCGGCCCCTTCGTCCGGTCGGGGTACCTGCGTTCCTGCCGTCAGGCGGCGGTCCGGTAGGCCTCCGCGGTGGCCGGAGCGGTCCGCAGGAGAGTGCCCTTGCGGGTGTGCAGCAGCGCGCCCACGCCGGTCACACCCGCGATGATCAGGCCGCCCAGCACCAGCGCGCCACGC includes these proteins:
- a CDS encoding polysaccharide pyruvyl transferase family protein, with product MHPPLRALTDDLLSRPGGPGRTLLTGWFSFDDGEVTVGDALAQRRVSEALTACGISHDTAWSRGFAPDRMPLDAADPAAYGHVLFTCGPAHGEQVRRLHRQFAGCRRLAVGVSVIDPADPAVTGFDRVFARDEPAAAPTVDLAASAPVHPVPPVVGVVLTYGQGEYADRRRHDTVGERLAEWLTRLDCTRVAADTRLAIDDWRHCATPEQFMGLAARLDAVLTNRLHGMVLALRAGTPALVVDPVLGGAKVTAQARALRWPAVLPADGVTPGTLDRWWEWCLSPAGRAAAGRRARLMERARGAHRP
- a CDS encoding LPFR motif small protein — encoded protein: MLSAIADVLRAIGSTIAAVVTLPFRALARLFGGASRGAH
- a CDS encoding endonuclease is translated as MTGDQRKTAHALLKTHGRTYAAEAGIKLRDTPQPLYQLLVLSCLLSARIRASVAVAAARELFEAGMRDARSMRDATWQQRVDALGRGSYRRYDERTATQLGDGAQLLLDDYQGDLRKLRDEAGGDVGRLRELLQKVPGLGPAGADIFLREAQAVWPDLVPYIDAKAVQGAERLGLPKDSGALARLVPGKDTAAFAAALVRAALEKSVVEDVTEETS
- a CDS encoding NAD-dependent epimerase/dehydratase family protein, yielding MTALPLRPTWRRALVTGGAGFLGSHLCERLLESDVEVDCVDNLCSGSMENIEHLLGRPGFRFLDRDVCLPQCVEELRGPYDLVLHFACPASPVDYLRMPLETLDVGSLGTRNALAVAHRDGARFVLASTSEVYGDPLEHPQREDYWGNVNPVGPRSVYDESKRFAEALVTAHVGAKGSNAGIVRMFNTYGPRMRAHDGRAVPTFICQALAGEPLTVAGSGEQTRSLCFVDDTVDGILLVAASRAVRPVNIGGGEETPVAEIARRIIALTGSRSELRYVERPEDDPERRRPDTNLAREMFGWEPKVAWEEGIKRTIGYFASRDPRERLTAQPATTAAAHAAPPEEAPHP